Proteins encoded together in one Impatiens glandulifera chromosome 1, dImpGla2.1, whole genome shotgun sequence window:
- the LOC124918923 gene encoding polygalacturonate 4-alpha-galacturonosyltransferase-like yields the protein MALKRSLPGLSNHRDKACRSLNPFVILIFFFFVLAPLIFFVGRGLSSNNALKGPSGVLGTSKQDINWGEKLALQHVKSLFSKEVIDLIKANTNDLAPHSLGAFRKNNFSVSWKFSGKKVPPESNTISTEAYQDATKIKLETNKAKLEDTTDHAQLIYSPAKLARRQMREKKREKRAADLVKQDDEVIIKLENAAIERSKSVDSAVLGKYSIWRRENDNENPDSNVRLIRDQMIMARVYISIANVKNKSDLALELQNRLKESQRTLGEVTADAELPRNAPEKIKATGQVLTKARTELYDCKLVTGKLRSMLQSSDEQVRSLKKQSTFLSQLAAKTVPNGVHCLSMRLTIDYYLLSPEKREFPRSENLENPKLYHYALFSDNVLAASVVVNSTIMNAKEPEKHVFHLVTDKLNFGAINMWFLLNPPRKATIHVENVDEFKWLNSSYCPVLRQLESSSMKEYYFKADHPTTLSAGSSNLKYRNPKYLSMLNHLRFYLPQVYPKLDKILFLDDDIVVQKDLTGLWSINLNGKVNGAVETCGQSFHRFDKYLNFSNPHIAKHFDPNACGWAYGMNMFDLVEWKKKDITGIYHKWQNMNEDRVLWKLGTLPPGLITFYGLTYPLEKSWHVLGLGYNPSIDKLEIEKAAVVHYNGNMKPWLELAMNKYRSYWTKYIKFDHPYIRGCKLSG from the exons ATGGCGTTGAAGAGGAGCCTTCCAGGTTTGTCCAATCACAGGGACAAAGCCTGTCGATCTTTAAATCCGTTTGTCAttcttatcttcttcttcttcgtgcTTGCGCCTTTGATTTTCTTCGTTGGAAGAGGACTATCATCGAATAACGCGTTAAAAG GTCCATCTGGGGTTTTAGGTACTTCTAAACAG GACATAAATTGGGGAGAAAAATTGGCTTTACAACATGTGAAATCTCTTTTCTCTAAAGAG GTGATCGATCTGATAAAAGCCAACACAAATGACTTGGCCCCCCATAGTCTAGGCGCTTTCAGGAAAAACAATTTCTCTGTGTCATGGAAATTTTCTGGTAAAAAAGTTCCTCCTGAGAGCAATACTATTTCTACTGAG GCATACCAAGATGCTACAAAAATCAAACTAGAAACAAATAAAGCAAAACTGGAGGACACTACAG ATCATGCTCAGCTTATCTATTCTCCAGCAAAACTAGCACGAAGG caaatgagagaaaaaaagcGTGAAAAGCGTGCTGCTGACTTGGTAAAACAAGACGACGAAGTGATTATAAAACTCGAAAATGCGGCGATTGAACGTTCAAAGTCTGTTGACTCGGCAGTTCTGGGAAAATACAGCATATGGAGGAGAGAAAATGACAATGAGAACCCTGATTCAAATGTGCGGTTGATTCGAGATCAGATGATTATGGCAAGAGTTTATATTAGCATTGCGAATGTCAAGAATAAGTCTGATTTAGCCCTTGAACTTCAGAATCGACTTAAAGAGAGTCAACGAACATTAGGAGAGGTAACGGCTGATGCTGAACTGCCACGCAATGCACCTGAGAAAATAAAAGCTACGGGTCAAGTACTAACAAAAGCTAGAACAGAATTGTATGATTGCAAGCTTGTGACAGGAAAACTGAGATCTATGCTTCAATCATCTGATGAACAAGTTAGAAGTTTGAAAAAACAGAGCACATTTCTGAGCCAATTAGCAGCCAAGACTGTTCCCAATGGAGTTCATTGCTTATCCATGCGTTTAACCATTGATTACTATCTCCTCTCCCCAGAGAAAAGAGAGTTCCCTAGAAGTGAGAATTTGGAAAATCCTAAACTTTACCATTATGCCCTTTTCTCGGACAATGTATTGGCTGCTTCAGTAGTCGTCAACTCCACCATCATGAATGCTAAG GAGCCAGAGAAACATGTCTTCCATCTTGTAACCGATAAACTGAATTTCGGAGCTATAAACATGTGGTTTCTATTGAATCCTCCTCGTAAAGCTACCATACATGTTGAAAATGTTGACGAATTTAAATGGCTAAATTCTTCTTACTGCCCAGTTCTAAGACAGCTTGAATCTTCCTCCATGAAAGAATACTATTTCAAGGCAGATCATCCGACTACTCTCTCAGCCGGCTCATCAAATCTAAAATACAGGAACCCCAAGTATCTTTCAATGCTTAACCACTTAAGGTTTTACCTTCCTCAAGTTTACCCAAAGTTGGATAAGATACTTTTTTTGGACGATGATATTGTTGTTCAGAAGGACTTAACCGGATTGTGGTCTATAAACCTTAATGGAAAGGTTAATGGTGCTGTGGAAACGTGTGGGCAAAGCTTTCATCGATTTGACAAATATCTGAATTTCTCGAATCCACATATTGCGAAACATTTTGATCCGAATGCTTGTGGGTGGGCATATGgaatgaatatgtttgatcttGTTGAATGGAAAAAGAAGGATATCACTGGGATATATCACAAGTGGCAGAATATG aaTGAGGATCGTGTGTTGTGGAAGCTAGGGACGTTGCCTCCAGGTTTGATAACATTTTATGGGCTAACGTATCCACTAGAGAAGTCGTGGCATGTGCTTGGTCTAGGTTATAATCCGAGCATTGATAAATTGGAGATTGAGAAAGCGGCTGTTGTACATTATAATGGGAATATGAAACCTTGGTTAGAGTTGGCTATGAATAAGTATCGATCTTATTGGACTAAGTATATTAAATTCGACCATCCTTATATTCGCGGCTGCAAACTCAGCGGGTGA
- the LOC124921574 gene encoding probable carboxylesterase 8 — protein MADKQSSEETSLNPHKFLKIIQNPDGSLTRSNHIPSINPSQEETQITLTKDIPLNPTTKTFIRIFLPNPNHIPQSKTKLPILIDFHGGGFILFSATTKPFHDSCISMAAHIPAIILSVEYRLSPENRLPAPYEDAVDSLLWLQNQADGGEPWLTKFADFSNCYLMGSSSGGNIAYNAGLRTLDMDLSPVKIVGLILNQPFFGTMKRTESEIKLINDRVLPLPVSDLLWSLALPEGSDRDHEYCNPMVVGCMEDKIGRLPRCLIRGYFGDPLIDQIRNLVKKLESRGVHVETSFLDGFHATEFVFKDKALALYDDVLNFVSSKPISSI, from the coding sequence ATGGCGGATAAGCAATCCTCAGAAGAAACATCTTTGAATCCACACAAATTTCTGAAAATCATTCAAAACCCAGATGGTTCTCTAACAAGATCAAATCATATCCCATCAATTAATCCATCTCAAGAAGAAACTCAAATCACTCTAACTAAAGACATCCCTCTAAACCCAACAACCAAAACATTCATCCGCATCTTCCTCCCCAACCCCAACCATATTCCTCAATCCAAAACCAAACTCCCCATCCTAATCGATTTCCACGGCGGTGGTTTCATACTCTTCAGCGCCACCACTAAACCCTTCCACGATTCCTGCATTTCCATGGCAGCTCACATCCCAGCCATCATCCTCTCCGTCGAATACCGTCTCTCGCCGGAAAACCGTCTCCCGGCACCATACGAAGACGCCGTCGATTCCCTACTCTGGCTCCAAAATCAGGCCGACGGCGGCGAACCGTGGCTGACAAAATTCGCAGATTTCTCAAACTGTTATCTAATGGGTAGTAGTTCAGGAGGAAATATCGCGTACAACGCGGGTTTAAGAACATTGGATATGGATCTGTCTCCTGTGAAAATCGTGGGGCTGATATTGAATCAGCCGTTCTTTGGTACTATGAAGAGGACGGAATCCGAGATTAAATTGATTAACGATAGGGTATTACCGTTGCCAGTTAGCGATCTGTTGTGGTCGCTGGCGTTACCGGAGGGGAGCGATCGCGATCATGAGTATTGTAATCCGATGGTTGTTGGGTGTATGGAAGATAAGATCGGACGGCTGCCAAGATGCTTGATTAGGGGATATTTTGGGGACCCACTTATTGATCAGATACGTAACCTTGTAAAGAAATTGGAATCACGTGGAGTGCACGTGGAGACGAGTTTTCTTGATGGATTTCATGCTACGGAATTTGTTTTTAAAGATAAAGCCCTGGCCCTTTATGATGatgtattaaattttgtttcttCAAAGCCCATTTCTTCTATATGA
- the LOC124918925 gene encoding histone deacetylase complex subunit SAP18-like, producing MAGVGEPQRRQGRPFPSGRGPSGPPPSSAKNAHRIEPIDREKTCPLLLRVFTKTGSHHSDEDFAVRGKEPKDEVQIYTWKDATLRELTDLVKEVAPEARRRESMLSFAFVYPDKHGRFVVKEVGRTHAYPNPRRHDNGGKALGELGFQIGDYLDVAIQ from the exons ATGGCCGGTGTCGGAGAACCCCAAAGAAGACAAGGAAGGCCGTTTCCGTCTGGTAGAGGTCCATCCGGGCCACCGCCTTCTTCAGCCAAGAATGCTCATCGCATCGAACCGATTGATCGTGAAAAG ACTTGTCCTTTGTTGCTTCGAGTTTTTACAAAG ACTGGAAGCCATCACTCTGATGAAGATTTTGCCGTGAGAGGTAAGGAACCAAAGGATGAGGTGCAGATATATACATGGAAGGATGCCACCCTCCGCGAGTTAACTGACTTG GTGAAAGAGGTAGCTCCCGaagcaagaagaagagaatccATGCTTTCATTTGCATTTGTTTATCCAGACAAACATGGGCGATTTGTGGTCAAAGAAGTTGGGAGGACTCATGCTTACCCTAATCCGAGGCGACATGACAATGGTGGCAAGGCATTAGGTGAACTCGGTTTTCAG ATTGGAGATTACTTGGATGTGGCTATTCAGTAA